The Chloroflexota bacterium genomic interval AGCGCGCGATCCAGAGCTGGTCTGCCACTGCGGGCGAGCCGACGGGACCGACCTGGAACTCCCACTGCGCGGGCATAACTTCGGCGTTGATACCGGAGATTTCCAAGCCGGCTGCGATGCAGGCGTCTAGATGCTCTTCGACTACCGGGCGGCCGAACACTTCGTCCGAACCGACGCCGCAGTAGTAGCCGCCCTGCGGTGCGGGGAAGCCATTCTCGGGCCAGCCAAGAGGCTGCGACCTGACGCCGGTGAAGAAGGTGTATTCCTGCTCGATGCCGAACCAGAAGTCCAGGTCGGCGTACTTCTCGGCGGCAGCTGCGCATGCTGCGCGCGTGTTGGAGGGATGCGGGGTCATGTCCGGCAGCAGCACTTCGCACATCACCAGCACGTTGTCGCCGCCACGGATCGGGTCAGGGCAGGTGAACACGGGGTTCAGCACGCAGTCCGAGTCCTCGCCGGGCGCCTGGTTAGTACTGGAGCCGTCAAAGCCCCACACCGGCGGCTCTTCGCCGACGGGCACAACTTTGCCCTTAGAGCGGAGTTTGGCGGTAGGCTCGGTGCCGTCCACCCAGATGTATTCCGCCTTGTAAACATTCATTCCTTGCCTCCTGTTGGGACTATATGACTAGAGCGCCTTAACGGATTATCGGTCCGCCATGTCGGGCGGATTGGCGTGTGATACGCTGCCGCAAATCGGTTTAGACAGCAAACCAGCGAGACTTTCATGTGATAAAGCCTCGCTGGTAATTTTACAAGATTTATGGCTGATTTCCAATTATTCAGCCGGGATTACTTACTGCGGTTCCTGCGAACCGCGCTGGGAACAACCACCCACAAGGCGAACAACGCGGCGAATGCCACACCTGCTAGCATCAACTCCATAATAACTGCCTCCCGTGATAGAAGAATGTGTCTGTTGTGTATGAGTTACAAACCATTTTGCGGCAGGCATGTTTCAAGCGTGTTACGCAATTGTTACATCGATGTTACATATTGCCGATTAACCAGCTTGGATACGCAGGATGGACAGGATAGGCTTCGTCGTGCCGTTTCCTGCCCATCCCGTCCCGTTACTTGTCCATTGACGCTAGCCGGCGTTAGCTTTGTCGATTACTCGGCTACCGGATAGGCGACCGTGCCGTGCTCGTGCTCGTCCAGGCCGTCTTCCTCTTCCTGCTCATCAACGCGCAAGCCCATAGTCAGGTCTAGCACCTTGAATAGTATGAAGCCGCCGCCGAAGCCCCAGACTATCGCGGCGACGATGCCGACTATCTGCGGAATAATCTGCGTGAAGTTGCCGACTACCATTCCGGTTACATCGTTATGTCCGGTGGCAAAGATGCCTACCGCGAGCAAGCCCCAAGCGCCGCAGATGCCGTGCACCGTAACTGCGCCTACCGGGTCGTCCGCCTTCAGCACATTCTTCACGAAGCTGACGCCGAAGATCATTATGATGCCCGCTATCAGACCGATGACGACCGCCCCCCAAGTATCGACGTATGCGCAGCCGGCGGTGATGCCGACCAGACCGGCGAGCGCGCCGTTCGCCGCCATCTCGATGTCTGCCTTGCCTGTGCGAATCAGCGTTACATATATCGCGGCTGTCGCGCCGGCAGCGCCGGCGAGCAGCGTGTTGACCGCGTTCAAGCCGAGCGTCGCGGAGTTGATGTTGAAGCCGAACCAGCCGAAGAACAGGATGAAAGTGCCGATGACCACATACGGAACATTGTGACCGCGAATGGTGATGCCCTGCTCCCAGCCCTTGCGAGGACCGACGACCATCGCGCCGGCGAGCGCAAGGAAGCCGCCAATCATGTGCACGACGCCGGAGCCTGCGTAGTCAGCGAAGCCCATGCTTGCCAGCCAGCCGTGGTCGCTCCATGCCCAGTGTCCGTAGATTGGGTATATAAGCGCGCCGACGATGAAGCTATACGCGAAGTAGGCGTTGATCTTCGTGCGCTCTGCCATCGCTCCGGCAATAATCGTCGCCGCCGTGCCAGCGAAGACCATCTGGAAGAACCAGCTCACGAGGTCGCCGTCGTTGAAGTTAGCGAGGAAGAAACCTTCCAAGCCGATGAAACCTGCCGCCGCGCCGCCGCCGAACATCAGCGCATAGCCGAATGCCCAGAAGCCCAAAGACGCGATGCAGAAGTCCAAGAAGGACTTCGTCATGTAGTTTACGGTGTTCTTGGCGCGGATGAGTCCGGCGCCGAGGAAGGCAAAGCCTGCCTGCATGAAGAACACCAGCGCCGCCGCGACCACCAGAATCGCGTTGTCCAGCGTGCCCATAACCTCTTCGGCGCTCTGTGCGTATGCGATGCCGCCGCCGCCCAGCACGATGCCGACAGCCAGCAGCCCAATCATCAGCAGGCGCATTTTCAAGGTCGTAGGCTTCAACATAGCCCCCAATAAAGTCATCTCTCTTTCCCTTCCTTTCATGTAGTGTATGAGAATGACACGATGGGGAAAATCTACGCCACCAATGTTTCATTTATGTTAAGCAAATGTTACATGGTTGTTTCAAGAAAGTTGCAAGTCTGTTACCCATACCAAACTCCTTTTGTGACGAGCCTTTGGAGCCTGTCGAACGGTGAACCGTTGGTCTACTGAAAACTCTTTCCCCTTGTGCTACAATCAAGCCACGACAAGCATCGATTGTTGGTATGGCAAACCGAGAGCAGCGCATTGCGCAACTTGAAACCGCTCGGGCGGCGACCGACGAGCGCGTCGATGAGTGCCGAGACGACGTCAAAGCAAGTTTTGAGAAACTCGAAGCCGACATCAGGGAAGTCAGGAACTGGATTATCGGGCTTATAGGCCTTGCCGCAGGAGTAGGAACGGCCATCGTAGTGGCTCTGATTACAACAGGCTGAATCGGGCCATCGACTCGAAGACATCCAAGCCGAAAGGAGACAGGCATTATGGAGAACCTGAAAGTAGAAATTTACGGCGACTATGCTTGACCGTGGGTCTATAATACAGCCGTGTGGCTGGATAAGGTAAAGAAGGCTTACGGAGACAACCTGAATATCACTTGGAAGAACTTCTCCCTCGAGCAGAACGCTCACAATCTGAAAGAGGGCTTGGATTCCAACTGGAAAGTCTGGGAGCAGGAAGACGCATCGGAGCGCCGCTCGCTCGTATCGCAGATTGCTGCTGAGGCGGCACGACGACAGGGCGAAGATGCGCATGCGAAGTTCCACCTGGCGCTGCTGGTCGCGCGGCACGGCGGCGAAGGCCGCATCTCGCTCAGCGACGAGGACGCGATCCTGGAACTCGCCGAGAGCTTGGGCTTGGACTCCGCCCAGATGCGCGAGGACATGAAGGACCCGGAACTGCGCCGCAAGATTGGCGAAGAACATGAAGCCGCAATCTCCGAGGGCATATTCGGCACGCCGACGTATGTGTTCGAGAACGGCAACATGGCATACCTGAAGGCGTTCATCCCCGACGACGAGGACGCGGTAGCATCGTTCGAGCACTACATAGCGCTCGCCAACCACCGCAACTACTTCGGCGAAATCAAGCGCCCGCAGCCCCCGTGGCCCAAGGGCGTGCTGGGGTAGATTTTTAGTAGTGTAGAGGGGCATCCGAATGTGGATGCCCCTTTCACTGCACTATCTCCTATCAACCATCGCCAACAACCCAATCCTGTCTATCCTATTCATCGATGTAAGTTTCCAGCACCTGTAAGATATTCGACGTATTCACTGACCATCGCCATGCCCGACACTACACCCACAGACACATTCAAGAAGTCCATCGGCAACTTGCTTGACGAAAGCAGTTTGCTCACGACCGCGCTGACTCATAGCTCGTACATCAACGAACACGCTGGTAATGGCGCGGAGGACAACGAACGGCTGGAATTCCTGGGCGACGCAGTGCTTGATATGGCAATCGCGGAAGCGCTCTACGCCCGATTCCCGGAGCAGCAGGAAGGCGCGCTGACTTCTATGCGTTCCAACATCGTTAAGGATGAAACGCTGGCAGCAGCTGCCCGACGCCTTGAAATCGGGCAGCTGCTGCTTATGGGCGCAGGCGAGTTAGCGAACGGTGGCAGGTCGCGCGATTCCAACTTGGCGGGCGCGTTCGAGGCAATTGTCGGCGCGATATTCCTCGACAAGGGTTACGATGCGGCGCGCGAATTCTGCGTCAACTCGCTGAATGCCGAGTTAGCGGACGCCACGCCGCACTCGCAGCACCCGAAGTCCGCGCTGCAGGAGTTGGCGCAAGGCAAGGGTCTCTCCGCGCCGAAATATCGCATCACCGGTGAGTCCGGACAGGACCACGCACCGACATTCATTGCGGAAGTTTTGGTCAACGGCGTCGCTATGGGAACAGGTTCTGGGCGCAGCAAGTCGCTTGCAGAGCAAGAAGCCGCAAAGAACGCCCTAACCTTCCTGTTGAATAACGGCTGATGCAGACCCTCGACTTCACCCTGAAGGGCATCGCCATCGAAGGCACGATAATCGACGTCGAAACCGTCAGCCTGTCGCCCAAGCCGAATGGGATGTTCACATTCGGCACGCTCAGCGGCAACGCAATCCGCATCCTGCAAGCCGAGAACGAAGCCGACTGCGAGGCGCTGGCAGCCGAAGTCAAACGCCTCTGGAACACACTCCCCCGCCCATTCTACGCCTACAATCGCAAGTTCGTTGGCGGCTGGATTGCCGATGCAATCGGCGGCGAGGCGCACATCGAACACGACACGATGGACGCTTGGCGGTCGGTCGCGGATCAGCAGTCGTTGAAGTGGCCCCGCCTGCGCGAACTCATCCGTCCACCCGTCTTCTACTACCGCTGGGGCATCGCGGGCTACGACCGCGAGCGTGATTTCAGCACGATGCGGCGGACGATGCGCAGCGCGAAGTCGGTGAACGAGGTCATATCGCGGGAGGCGCTTGGCGGCGCGCCGCATGTCTGGTGGCGGCAGCACCTGGTGATGCTCCAAGATCCGGAAATCAGACGGCAGCTCGCAGGCCCGCCGACAGACCCCGCGAACACTAACGCGGACGACCGCACAAGCAGGATATACCGGCTCCCTAATGGCGCGTGGACAACGAATCGCCTCGCGGCAATCGTCTGCCACAATATGCTGGACTTGCAATCGCAGGCGTCGCTGCTGCTGTGGCAGTGGGACATTACTTCGGTGTGGCTGTGATTTGGGTGGAGAATCTTAAACCCGCAGGATTAACAGGATTTTTGCCATCTTCCGCAAGGGCAGC includes:
- a CDS encoding glutamine synthetase encodes the protein MNVYKAEYIWVDGTEPTAKLRSKGKVVPVGEEPPVWGFDGSSTNQAPGEDSDCVLNPVFTCPDPIRGGDNVLVMCEVLLPDMTPHPSNTRAACAAAAEKYADLDFWFGIEQEYTFFTGVRSQPLGWPENGFPAPQGGYYCGVGSDEVFGRPVVEEHLDACIAAGLEISGINAEVMPAQWEFQVGPVGSPAVADQLWIARWLLYRIGESHSVAATLDPKPVKGDWNGAGAHTNFSTNAMRENYDACIAAAEALGGNHEEHIANYGADIEQRLTGLHETASYKEFKYGVSDRGASVRIPWQVARDGKGYIEDRRPNANMDPYKVTELIINTVGSAASA
- the rnc gene encoding ribonuclease III; the protein is MPDTTPTDTFKKSIGNLLDESSLLTTALTHSSYINEHAGNGAEDNERLEFLGDAVLDMAIAEALYARFPEQQEGALTSMRSNIVKDETLAAAARRLEIGQLLLMGAGELANGGRSRDSNLAGAFEAIVGAIFLDKGYDAAREFCVNSLNAELADATPHSQHPKSALQELAQGKGLSAPKYRITGESGQDHAPTFIAEVLVNGVAMGTGSGRSKSLAEQEAAKNALTFLLNNG
- a CDS encoding ammonium transporter, which gives rise to MLMIGLLAVGIVLGGGGIAYAQSAEEVMGTLDNAILVVAAALVFFMQAGFAFLGAGLIRAKNTVNYMTKSFLDFCIASLGFWAFGYALMFGGGAAAGFIGLEGFFLANFNDGDLVSWFFQMVFAGTAATIIAGAMAERTKINAYFAYSFIVGALIYPIYGHWAWSDHGWLASMGFADYAGSGVVHMIGGFLALAGAMVVGPRKGWEQGITIRGHNVPYVVIGTFILFFGWFGFNINSATLGLNAVNTLLAGAAGATAAIYVTLIRTGKADIEMAANGALAGLVGITAGCAYVDTWGAVVIGLIAGIIMIFGVSFVKNVLKADDPVGAVTVHGICGAWGLLAVGIFATGHNDVTGMVVGNFTQIIPQIVGIVAAIVWGFGGGFILFKVLDLTMGLRVDEQEEEDGLDEHEHGTVAYPVAE